The Archocentrus centrarchus isolate MPI-CPG fArcCen1 chromosome 12, fArcCen1, whole genome shotgun sequence genome includes a window with the following:
- the rgs3a gene encoding regulator of G-protein signaling 3a isoform X5 produces MLAPMLHTMVDFSEKYLERAKDMKNRLAFLRRRNESPGSNPAGKLDKSMKSVKPTPEEALKWGDSLDKLLTHKYGLAAFRAFLRTEFSEENLEFWLACEEYKKIKSQSKMASKAKKIFAEYIAIQSCKEVNLDSYTRDHTKDNLQNVTRSCFDLAQRRIYGLMEKDSYPRFLRSELYLDLINQKKPSSTSTSSSS; encoded by the exons ATGCTGGCACCCATGCTTCACACTATGGTTGATTTCTCGGAGAAATACCTGGAAAG GGCCAAAGACATGAAGAATCGGCTGGCTTTCCTGCGAAGGAGGAATGAGTCCCCAGGAAGCAACCCAGCCGGGAAGTTAGACAAATCTATGAAGTCAGTCAA GCCCACCCCAGAGGAAGCACTGAAATGGGGGGACTCGCTTGACAAGCTGCTGACTCACAAAT ATGGTCTGGCAGCGTTCAGAGCTTTCCTGCGCACAGAGTTCAGCGAGGAGAATCTGGAATTCTGGCTAGCATGCGAGGAATACAAGAAGATCAAGTCGCAGTCCAAGATGGCCTCAAAAGCCAAGAAAATCTTTGCAGAATACATCGCTATCCAGTCGTGTAAAGAG GTAAATCTGGATTCGTACACTAGAGATCACACTAAGGACAACCTGCAGAATGTGACACGCTCCTGCTTTGACCTAGCTCAAAGGCGGATATATGGGCTGATGGAGAAGGACTCATACCCCCGATTCCTGCGCTCAGAACTCTACTTGGACTTAATCAACCAAAAAAAGCCTAGCTCCACTTcaacttcatcttcatcataa
- the rgs3a gene encoding regulator of G-protein signaling 3a isoform X6 gives MKNRLAFLRRRNESPGSNPAGKLDKSMKSVKPTPEEALKWGDSLDKLLTHKYGLAAFRAFLRTEFSEENLEFWLACEEYKKIKSQSKMASKAKKIFAEYIAIQSCKEVNLDSYTRDHTKDNLQNVTRSCFDLAQRRIYGLMEKDSYPRFLRSELYLDLINQKKPSSTSTSSSS, from the exons ATGAAGAATCGGCTGGCTTTCCTGCGAAGGAGGAATGAGTCCCCAGGAAGCAACCCAGCCGGGAAGTTAGACAAATCTATGAAGTCAGTCAA GCCCACCCCAGAGGAAGCACTGAAATGGGGGGACTCGCTTGACAAGCTGCTGACTCACAAAT ATGGTCTGGCAGCGTTCAGAGCTTTCCTGCGCACAGAGTTCAGCGAGGAGAATCTGGAATTCTGGCTAGCATGCGAGGAATACAAGAAGATCAAGTCGCAGTCCAAGATGGCCTCAAAAGCCAAGAAAATCTTTGCAGAATACATCGCTATCCAGTCGTGTAAAGAG GTAAATCTGGATTCGTACACTAGAGATCACACTAAGGACAACCTGCAGAATGTGACACGCTCCTGCTTTGACCTAGCTCAAAGGCGGATATATGGGCTGATGGAGAAGGACTCATACCCCCGATTCCTGCGCTCAGAACTCTACTTGGACTTAATCAACCAAAAAAAGCCTAGCTCCACTTcaacttcatcttcatcataa